One genomic segment of Arcobacter porcinus includes these proteins:
- a CDS encoding DEAD/DEAH box helicase: MKQNIKIEQELKELYLQKERVERRIEELENSLRNSQNIVERKLSKNERIELFRELFVARENIYLKRWKSKDQKRVGFSPVSTTFMGEDYLPLTNKELEEHLRGNVFLASYLINKNQECSYVVLELNSEEIFKLQRALKELNVDAIYSISSYNSIFAWIFFEEKISSKISYSFLYFLQRKANISAKIYPNSEFSSNERLGSYIELPLQLLYRNKNRTVFFDINSKKVYEDQWNYLLNIKKVSKQVVYSFAEVISTRNVEKSLKSIEFPINEFKIELESGIKFHIANFSKSFISKLKSFATFLNPQIKLLTTLRKPLYNTPKYLKGYEESANFIILPRGLKESLIEYFNENALDFKIEDKRVYDKTEVKELLYTLRPEQEDAIKEILKYDSSICVAPPGFGKTLIGAKIFEQRAVKTLIIVNKNMLLDQWISRFVEYFGYSKKDIGYLGKGQNRLNTNLDVATMQSLNNNSELIQNYTQVIVDECHHIPALTFEQIIKNFKGRYILGLSATPNRKDELDPILYQQLGQISYEYKKPKTHTNRLKIVRTNFTSNLDNYASIINELILDEDRNKEIINAIKDNKDRKILLLSDRIEHINILEKLLEDEKIEFVSVHGSQNKKEQVENMQKVKTSSLILATSSFFGEGIDFPHLNTILFATPISYYGRLIQYLGRVGRGNQECLAIDFLDSKNAMLNSSYKKRVEGYKQMHYK; encoded by the coding sequence ATGAAGCAAAATATTAAGATTGAACAAGAGTTAAAAGAGCTATATTTACAAAAAGAAAGAGTTGAAAGAAGAATAGAAGAACTAGAAAATAGTTTAAGAAATAGTCAAAATATAGTAGAAAGAAAATTATCAAAAAATGAAAGAATAGAGCTTTTTAGAGAGCTTTTTGTAGCAAGAGAAAATATCTATTTAAAAAGATGGAAAAGTAAAGATCAAAAAAGAGTTGGATTTAGCCCTGTAAGTACAACTTTTATGGGAGAAGATTATCTTCCACTTACAAATAAAGAGTTAGAAGAACATTTAAGAGGAAATGTTTTTTTAGCTTCTTACTTAATAAATAAAAACCAAGAGTGCTCTTATGTTGTTCTTGAGCTTAATAGTGAAGAGATATTTAAACTGCAAAGAGCTTTAAAAGAGTTAAATGTTGATGCTATTTATAGTATAAGTTCATATAATTCAATTTTTGCTTGGATTTTTTTTGAGGAGAAAATTAGTTCAAAAATATCTTATAGTTTTTTATATTTTCTTCAAAGAAAAGCAAATATTAGTGCAAAAATCTACCCAAATAGTGAGTTTTCTTCAAATGAAAGATTAGGCTCTTATATAGAACTTCCTTTACAACTTCTATATAGAAATAAAAATCGTACAGTTTTTTTTGATATTAATAGTAAAAAAGTTTATGAGGATCAGTGGAATTATCTATTAAATATCAAAAAAGTATCAAAACAAGTTGTTTATAGTTTTGCAGAAGTTATTAGTACAAGAAATGTAGAAAAGAGTTTAAAAAGTATAGAGTTTCCTATAAATGAGTTTAAAATTGAGCTTGAAAGTGGAATTAAATTTCATATAGCAAACTTCTCAAAGAGTTTTATATCAAAATTAAAATCTTTTGCAACATTTCTAAATCCACAAATAAAACTTTTAACAACTCTTAGAAAGCCACTTTATAACACTCCAAAATATCTAAAAGGATATGAAGAGAGTGCAAATTTTATAATATTACCAAGAGGTTTAAAAGAGAGTTTAATAGAGTATTTCAATGAAAATGCTTTGGATTTTAAAATAGAAGATAAAAGAGTTTACGATAAAACAGAAGTAAAAGAACTTTTATACACTTTAAGACCAGAACAAGAAGATGCTATTAAAGAGATTTTGAAATATGATTCATCAATTTGTGTTGCCCCTCCTGGATTTGGTAAAACTTTAATTGGTGCAAAAATATTTGAGCAAAGAGCAGTAAAAACACTTATAATTGTGAATAAAAATATGCTTCTTGATCAGTGGATTAGCCGTTTTGTTGAATATTTTGGATACTCAAAAAAAGATATTGGATATTTAGGAAAAGGTCAAAATAGATTAAATACAAATTTAGATGTAGCTACTATGCAAAGTTTAAATAATAATAGTGAACTTATACAAAATTATACTCAAGTAATAGTTGATGAGTGCCATCATATTCCAGCACTAACATTTGAACAAATCATTAAAAACTTCAAAGGTAGATATATTTTAGGACTTAGTGCAACTCCAAATAGAAAAGATGAATTAGACCCAATTTTATATCAGCAATTAGGGCAAATTTCTTATGAGTATAAAAAGCCAAAAACTCATACAAATAGATTAAAAATTGTAAGAACAAACTTCACATCAAATCTTGATAATTATGCTTCAATAATAAATGAACTAATCTTAGATGAAGATAGAAATAAAGAGATAATAAATGCAATAAAAGATAATAAAGATAGAAAAATACTTCTTTTAAGCGATAGAATAGAGCATATAAATATATTAGAAAAACTTTTAGAAGATGAGAAAATAGAGTTTGTTTCAGTACATGGAAGTCAAAATAAAAAAGAGCAAGTAGAAAATATGCAAAAAGTAAAAACAAGCTCTTTAATACTTGCAACAAGCTCTTTTTTTGGAGAAGGAATAGATTTTCCACATCTAAATACAATATTATTTGCAACTCCAATTTCATATTATGGAAGATTGATTCAGTATTTAGGAAGAGTTGGAAGAGGGAATCAAGAGTGCCTTGCAATAGATTTTTTGGATAGTAAAAATGCTATGTTAAACTCAAGTTATAAAAAAAGAGTTGAAGGTTACAAACAGATGCACTATAAGTAA
- a CDS encoding bifunctional folylpolyglutamate synthase/dihydrofolate synthase: MNLKDITLKEFLEHKTMYYDKIDYSYIEKASKELLTHIKTPFTIHIVGTNGKGSTGRFLAYYLYKKGFKTLHYSSPHIKKFNERIWLNGFDINDEELNKAHQFLQEIYKIELLEKLTYFEYTTLLAFYISKNCDYLILEAGLGGEFDATNSIKNDLSLITTIGIDHTSFLGDTIEDIAKTKMRSVDTKMIIGYQEFSEVFETAKIVKEELKNEFNKEIEILKVEDFNINYEFTFASYLKRNLSLVLKALEELKIDIDFETFNSTPLFGRCQKITDNITIDVGHNPLAAKVILNEFKNKKISLIYNSYADKDFKEVLTILEPIIDELFILDLKDKRVVKKDILQKCIKELKIKEIEKISLEKSKEYLVFGSFLVVEKFLDLVDYEAKY, from the coding sequence ATGAATTTAAAAGATATAACTCTTAAGGAGTTTTTAGAACATAAAACTATGTACTATGATAAAATAGATTATAGCTACATAGAAAAAGCTTCAAAAGAGCTTCTAACTCATATAAAAACTCCTTTTACAATTCATATTGTTGGAACAAATGGTAAAGGAAGTACAGGAAGATTTTTAGCCTATTATTTATATAAAAAAGGTTTTAAAACTCTTCATTATAGTTCTCCACATATAAAAAAATTCAATGAAAGAATTTGGTTAAATGGTTTTGATATAAATGATGAAGAACTAAACAAAGCACACCAATTCTTACAAGAAATTTATAAAATAGAGCTTTTAGAAAAGCTTACTTATTTTGAATATACAACTCTTTTAGCATTCTATATCAGTAAAAATTGTGATTATCTTATTCTTGAAGCTGGTCTTGGTGGAGAGTTTGATGCTACAAACTCTATAAAAAATGATTTAAGTTTAATAACAACAATAGGAATTGACCACACTTCATTTTTAGGTGATACAATAGAAGATATTGCAAAGACAAAAATGAGATCGGTTGATACAAAGATGATAATTGGTTATCAAGAGTTTAGTGAAGTTTTTGAAACAGCAAAAATAGTAAAAGAAGAGTTGAAAAATGAGTTTAATAAAGAGATAGAAATCTTAAAAGTTGAAGATTTTAATATAAACTATGAGTTTACTTTTGCTTCATATTTAAAAAGAAATCTATCTTTGGTTTTAAAAGCATTAGAAGAGTTAAAAATTGATATTGATTTTGAGACTTTCAACTCAACTCCACTTTTTGGAAGATGCCAAAAAATTACAGATAATATCACTATTGATGTTGGGCATAATCCACTTGCAGCAAAAGTAATATTAAATGAGTTTAAAAACAAAAAGATATCTTTGATTTATAACTCATATGCAGATAAAGATTTTAAAGAAGTTTTAACTATTTTAGAACCTATTATTGATGAGCTTTTTATTTTGGATCTAAAAGATAAAAGAGTTGTAAAAAAAGATATTTTACAAAAGTGTATAAAAGAACTTAAAATAAAAGAGATAGAAAAAATATCTTTGGAAAAATCAAAAGAGTATTTAGTATTTGGCTCTTTTCTAGTTGTTGAGAAATTTCTGGATTTAGTTGATTATGAAGCAAAATATTAA
- the lptE gene encoding LPS assembly lipoprotein LptE, translating to MFKKTTLFLLLAIFFSSCGYKPSAYYAKEQLDKNVYVRVEIRANDPRNSILVKDAVTKILIQKIDSKLVDNEFEADVIMDLSIKSVSFNVLQYDKDGYNKLYKANVNLGVKYFTKGTGKTIRFDISGEYDFAIGQGVTLNDTHRFEAVSKASDMAVSELLSRVAVASFE from the coding sequence ATGTTTAAAAAAACTACACTTTTTTTACTTCTTGCTATATTTTTCTCTTCTTGTGGATATAAACCAAGTGCTTATTATGCAAAAGAGCAATTGGATAAAAATGTTTATGTAAGAGTTGAAATAAGGGCAAATGATCCAAGAAACTCTATTCTTGTAAAAGATGCAGTTACAAAGATTTTGATTCAAAAGATTGATTCAAAACTAGTTGATAATGAGTTTGAAGCAGATGTAATAATGGATTTGAGTATAAAAAGTGTTAGTTTTAATGTTTTGCAATATGATAAAGATGGATATAACAAACTTTATAAAGCAAATGTGAATCTTGGAGTTAAATATTTTACAAAAGGTACAGGAAAAACTATAAGATTTGATATTTCAGGTGAGTATGACTTTGCTATTGGTCAAGGAGTTACTTTAAATGATACACATAGATTTGAAGCAGTTTCAAAAGCTAGTGATATGGCTGTAAGTGAACTTTTATCAAGAGTAGCTGTTGCTTCATTTGAGTAA
- the leuS gene encoding leucine--tRNA ligase: MQYASKVIEKKWQNFWKENESFEVKEDYKLPKKYILSMFPYPSGRIHMGHVRNYCIGDAFARHFRKNGFNVLHPIGWDSFGMPAENAAIQNKLHPKKWTYENIAYMKEELRSLGLSFCEKQEFATSDELYTKFEQEIFIKMYEAGIVYQKSANLNWCNDCATVLANEQVEDGCCWRCSNEVVQKEMPGYYIAITKYAQKLLDDLKTLESSWPSQVLTMQENWIGRSEGLEFKFEVTKETRAKLDKMFSSFEVFTTRPDTIYGVTYVAIAPEHDIVKYIVDNELLPKNKLNAIKNIQKIAEKDRASLEKEGVDLEIEVIHPITGQKLPVWTANFVLKSYGGGAVMSVPAHDQRDFEFAQNYDLPIKQVIVKDKDEAISSRLKEAFTEDGILVDCEGFSGLTTSQAKEAIIYHFEQNSIGTKKVNFKIRDWGVSRQRYWGAPIPFVHCDSCGLVPEKIENLPIALPDDVEITGEGNPLEKHPTWKNCACPKCGKDARRESDTLDTFVQSSWYFLRYATNFKKWNNEAINLEDSNYWMDVDQYIGGIEHAILHLLYARFFTKVLKDLGYTNSSEPFKNLLTQGMVLKDGAKMSKSKGNVVDPDLIIQKYGADTARLFILFAAPPTKELEWNDSAVEGAYKFIKRFYERASNITPNGLKSFRNIDQKALNKEEKEARKKVYEALVKSNEVLTKTYAFNTLIASCMEALNSLQVQKNEAIWAEAYYILTNILEPIIPHTAWELANEFFALENFEKTIEIKNEVFEQDIILLAVTINGKKRAEIEVSKDASNEEILELAKKSSEKWLENATIIKEIVVPNKLVNIVIKG, from the coding sequence ATGCAATACGCAAGTAAAGTTATTGAAAAAAAATGGCAAAATTTCTGGAAAGAAAACGAATCTTTTGAAGTAAAAGAGGATTATAAATTACCAAAAAAATATATTTTAAGTATGTTTCCATATCCAAGTGGAAGAATACATATGGGGCATGTAAGAAATTATTGTATTGGAGATGCTTTTGCAAGACACTTTAGAAAAAATGGATTTAATGTTCTTCATCCAATAGGGTGGGATAGTTTTGGAATGCCAGCTGAAAATGCTGCTATACAAAATAAACTACATCCAAAGAAATGGACTTATGAAAATATTGCTTATATGAAAGAAGAGCTTAGAAGTTTAGGATTATCATTTTGCGAAAAACAAGAGTTTGCAACAAGTGATGAACTATATACTAAGTTTGAACAAGAAATTTTTATTAAAATGTATGAAGCTGGAATTGTTTACCAAAAAAGTGCAAATCTAAACTGGTGTAATGATTGTGCAACAGTTTTGGCAAATGAGCAAGTTGAAGATGGATGTTGTTGGAGATGTAGCAATGAAGTTGTACAAAAAGAGATGCCAGGATATTATATTGCTATTACAAAATATGCACAAAAACTTCTTGATGATTTAAAAACATTAGAAAGCTCTTGGCCATCACAAGTTTTAACTATGCAAGAAAATTGGATAGGAAGAAGTGAAGGGCTAGAGTTTAAATTTGAAGTTACAAAAGAGACAAGAGCAAAGCTAGATAAAATGTTTTCAAGTTTTGAAGTATTTACAACAAGACCTGATACAATTTATGGAGTAACTTATGTTGCTATTGCACCTGAACACGATATTGTAAAATATATAGTAGATAATGAACTTTTACCAAAAAATAAATTAAATGCTATAAAAAATATCCAAAAAATTGCTGAAAAAGATAGAGCAAGTTTAGAAAAAGAGGGTGTTGATTTAGAAATAGAGGTTATTCATCCAATAACTGGACAAAAACTTCCAGTTTGGACAGCTAATTTTGTATTAAAATCTTATGGTGGAGGTGCTGTTATGAGTGTACCTGCACATGACCAAAGAGATTTTGAGTTTGCACAAAATTATGATTTACCTATTAAACAAGTTATAGTAAAAGATAAAGATGAAGCTATTTCAAGTAGATTAAAAGAGGCTTTCACTGAAGATGGAATTTTAGTTGATTGTGAAGGATTTAGCGGATTAACAACAAGTCAAGCAAAAGAAGCAATAATTTATCACTTTGAACAAAATTCAATAGGAACAAAAAAAGTAAACTTTAAAATAAGAGATTGGGGAGTTTCAAGACAGAGATATTGGGGTGCTCCAATTCCTTTTGTGCATTGTGATTCTTGTGGACTTGTACCTGAAAAAATAGAAAATCTTCCAATTGCACTTCCAGATGATGTTGAAATTACAGGAGAAGGAAATCCTCTTGAAAAACACCCAACATGGAAAAATTGTGCTTGTCCAAAATGTGGAAAAGATGCAAGAAGAGAGAGTGATACTTTAGATACTTTTGTTCAATCATCTTGGTATTTTTTAAGATATGCAACAAACTTTAAAAAATGGAATAATGAAGCTATAAATCTTGAAGATAGTAATTATTGGATGGATGTTGATCAATATATTGGTGGAATTGAACATGCAATTTTACACCTTTTATATGCAAGATTCTTTACAAAAGTTCTTAAAGATTTAGGATATACAAATTCAAGTGAGCCATTTAAAAATCTTTTAACTCAAGGAATGGTTTTAAAAGATGGTGCAAAAATGAGTAAATCTAAAGGAAATGTTGTAGATCCTGATTTAATTATTCAAAAATATGGAGCAGATACAGCAAGATTGTTTATTCTTTTTGCAGCACCACCAACAAAAGAGCTTGAGTGGAATGATAGTGCGGTTGAAGGAGCTTATAAATTTATAAAAAGATTTTATGAAAGAGCTTCAAATATCACTCCAAATGGATTAAAATCATTTAGAAATATTGACCAAAAAGCATTAAATAAAGAAGAGAAAGAAGCTAGAAAAAAAGTTTATGAAGCTTTAGTTAAATCAAATGAAGTTTTAACAAAAACTTATGCATTTAATACTTTAATAGCATCTTGTATGGAAGCATTAAACTCATTACAAGTACAAAAAAATGAAGCTATTTGGGCAGAAGCTTACTATATTTTAACAAATATTTTAGAGCCAATTATTCCTCATACAGCTTGGGAGTTAGCAAATGAATTTTTTGCTTTAGAGAATTTTGAAAAAACTATTGAGATTAAAAATGAAGTATTTGAACAAGATATTATTCTTTTAGCTGTTACAATAAATGGTAAAAAAAGAGCTGAAATAGAAGTTTCAAAAGATGCTTCAAATGAAGAAATTTTAGAATTAGCTAAGAAATCTTCTGAAAAATGGCTAGAAAATGCAACAATAATTAAAGAGATTGTTGTACCAAATAAGCTTGTAAATATAGTAATAAAAGGTTAA
- a CDS encoding DUF6394 family protein yields the protein MDWGKVTYIFLSLMSLTTTAGFIYDPNAVALFVASGVNLISTIIKIGVKNLLAAELLASSLVADLHLIPAFLVYVFSGNVKLAIALAIGAVIANIVSVALSLIESAKSNEKDDY from the coding sequence ATGGACTGGGGTAAAGTTACCTATATTTTCTTATCTTTGATGTCACTCACTACAACAGCTGGATTTATATATGATCCAAATGCAGTGGCACTTTTTGTTGCATCAGGTGTGAATTTAATTTCAACAATTATAAAAATAGGGGTAAAAAATCTTTTGGCTGCTGAGCTCTTGGCTAGTTCTTTGGTTGCAGATTTACACTTAATTCCTGCATTTTTAGTATATGTTTTTAGTGGAAATGTTAAGCTAGCAATTGCTCTTGCAATTGGAGCTGTTATAGCAAATATTGTATCAGTTGCACTATCTTTAATTGAGAGTGCAAAAAGTAATGAAAAGGATGATTATTAA
- the motA gene encoding flagellar motor stator protein MotA: MDLSVVIGLIGALISISVGVILEGGNPAGVLHIASFIIVIPTAMLAAVTATESSYVKAAFKEFKMIFKKSPVNYEARIDELVEYAITVKKQGVLALEKDIQNIDHAFLKEALSMVVDGSREEQLEEQLEPVIEATEEYYHGASHFWLHAGETSPTIGLVGAVFGLILALQQLDNPPAMAAGIAGAFTATVMGIAGSYIFLGPWGAKMKAKGGLVVKEQLLILAACKAIARGDAPGELKLKLSKMVTPMPL; this comes from the coding sequence ATGGATTTATCTGTAGTAATAGGTTTAATAGGTGCTTTAATTTCTATATCTGTTGGAGTTATTTTAGAAGGTGGGAACCCAGCTGGAGTTCTTCATATAGCTTCGTTTATTATTGTTATTCCAACTGCAATGTTAGCAGCTGTTACTGCAACTGAAAGTTCATATGTAAAAGCGGCTTTTAAAGAGTTCAAGATGATTTTTAAAAAATCTCCTGTGAATTATGAAGCAAGAATTGATGAACTTGTTGAGTATGCAATTACAGTAAAAAAACAAGGTGTTTTAGCTTTAGAAAAAGATATCCAAAACATTGATCATGCATTTTTAAAAGAGGCTTTAAGTATGGTTGTTGATGGTTCAAGAGAAGAGCAACTTGAAGAGCAACTTGAACCAGTAATTGAAGCAACTGAAGAGTACTATCATGGAGCTTCACATTTTTGGTTACATGCAGGTGAAACTTCTCCTACTATTGGTCTTGTTGGAGCTGTTTTTGGTCTTATTCTTGCACTTCAACAATTAGATAATCCTCCAGCAATGGCAGCTGGAATTGCTGGAGCATTTACAGCAACAGTTATGGGAATTGCTGGTTCATATATTTTCCTTGGTCCTTGGGGAGCAAAAATGAAAGCTAAAGGTGGTTTAGTTGTAAAAGAGCAACTACTTATTTTAGCTGCATGTAAAGCAATAGCAAGAGGTGATGCTCCAGGTGAGTTAAAACTTAAGTTATCAAAAATGGTAACTCCAATGCCTTTATAA
- the motB gene encoding flagellar motor protein MotB: MAKKKKCECPAGEKWAVPYADFLSLLLALFIALYALASINVEKQKALKEEFIKIYNFPTANIIEEETKTEKAMTDEASPDNVEGRKVIVHTLENNQEAEQNKNKGANLIELPDGSVMSVPAHLVFDAGKAETSSIFAKDFLENLATLIQTMPEDTEVNVQGFAEESEIRGSRFKDALDLSTARANNVIRELIKYKVNPKKLFSSGYGSNKESTLQDKRVVVFELRTTGNPISEEDMDLETIFKNMK, translated from the coding sequence ATGGCAAAAAAGAAAAAATGTGAGTGCCCTGCTGGTGAAAAGTGGGCTGTTCCTTATGCAGATTTTTTAAGTCTTCTTCTTGCACTATTTATTGCACTTTATGCTTTAGCATCAATAAATGTTGAAAAACAAAAAGCTTTAAAAGAAGAGTTTATAAAAATATATAATTTCCCTACTGCTAATATTATTGAAGAAGAGACTAAAACAGAAAAAGCGATGACTGATGAAGCTAGTCCTGATAATGTTGAAGGAAGAAAAGTTATTGTTCATACTTTAGAAAACAATCAAGAAGCTGAACAGAATAAAAATAAAGGTGCAAATTTAATTGAACTTCCTGATGGTTCAGTTATGAGTGTTCCTGCTCACTTAGTATTTGATGCAGGTAAAGCTGAAACTAGCTCTATATTTGCAAAAGATTTTTTAGAGAATCTTGCAACTTTGATTCAAACAATGCCTGAGGATACAGAAGTAAATGTACAAGGTTTCGCTGAAGAGTCAGAAATTAGAGGTTCAAGATTCAAAGATGCCTTAGATTTATCAACTGCAAGAGCTAATAATGTTATTAGAGAGCTTATAAAATATAAGGTAAATCCTAAAAAACTATTCTCTAGTGGTTATGGTAGCAATAAAGAATCAACTCTTCAAGATAAAAGAGTTGTAGTTTTTGAATTAAGAACAACTGGGAATCCTATTAGTGAAGAAGATATGGATTTAGAAACTATTTTTAAGAATATGAAATAA
- the secF gene encoding protein translocase subunit SecF has product MEIFSNNKTYDFMGKKIPFLGLSGVLIIASLVLLFTKGLNYGIDFVGGTVVQVKYDKEAPIDHIREVLQSTNYANSTVTEFGSKEEITIRFTGSTSDITNDISDEMHKILDPTGNFEIRKIDMVGAKVGGELRVKGVTALALALLAMLIYITYRFEWKFAVASIIGLVHDVIISLGFISLFSIDVNLDMIAAILTLIGYTINDTIIVNDRIRETLHTSKQTDLDALINESVSRTLSRTVLTSSTTWFVVVTMLLFGGEIIYAFTFTLFVGIIIGTYSSIFVVSPFIKFLGFNINDYRSKEQQKEIAKKEKEKLRSMYEQGRV; this is encoded by the coding sequence ATGGAAATTTTTAGCAATAATAAAACATATGATTTTATGGGTAAAAAGATACCATTTCTTGGGCTTTCAGGTGTATTAATTATAGCTTCTCTTGTTCTTTTATTTACTAAAGGATTAAACTACGGAATAGATTTCGTAGGAGGAACAGTTGTTCAAGTAAAATATGATAAAGAAGCACCAATTGATCATATTAGAGAAGTTTTACAAAGTACAAATTATGCCAATTCAACTGTTACTGAGTTTGGAAGTAAAGAAGAGATAACTATTAGATTTACTGGAAGTACAAGTGATATTACAAATGATATTAGTGATGAGATGCATAAAATATTAGATCCAACAGGAAATTTTGAGATAAGAAAAATTGATATGGTAGGAGCAAAAGTTGGAGGAGAACTAAGGGTAAAAGGTGTTACAGCACTTGCTCTTGCGCTTCTTGCAATGCTTATTTATATTACATATAGATTTGAATGGAAATTTGCTGTTGCTTCAATTATTGGACTTGTTCATGATGTGATTATATCTTTAGGATTTATAAGCCTATTTAGTATAGATGTAAACCTTGATATGATTGCAGCAATTTTGACACTTATTGGATATACGATAAATGATACTATTATTGTAAATGACAGAATCAGGGAAACTCTACATACTTCTAAGCAGACAGATTTAGATGCTCTTATAAATGAATCTGTAAGTAGAACTTTATCAAGAACAGTATTAACATCTTCAACAACTTGGTTTGTTGTTGTAACAATGTTGTTATTTGGTGGAGAGATTATTTATGCATTTACATTTACTCTATTTGTAGGAATAATAATCGGAACATACTCATCTATTTTTGTTGTTTCACCATTTATTAAATTCTTAGGATTTAATATAAATGATTATAGATCAAAAGAACAGCAAAAAGAGATAGCAAAAAAAGAGAAAGAAAAACTAAGATCTATGTATGAACAAGGAAGAGTTTAA
- the secD gene encoding protein translocase subunit SecD, whose translation MKFFNFKLTIFLIAFIFGIVFSFPSLFDKDYGKKVNLGLDLQGGLHMLLGVKTEEAVTSKIKSIATAIKYFTDDEELLIDGLTIIENSIIFSVLDIDEIPKMDKMLAEIKGLDIVKDNLEYKIELNAEEIIKTKDYSVAQAVETIRNRLDQFGLSEPSVLRQGEDYIVVELPGIKTAQEEKDARDLISKPANLELMAVDEERNSRVNQMTSKEASMYGDIILEDTNDPNRRFLVKEIPILDGSQIVDAQVAFNQSNQPIINFTLNSAGARIFADFTSKSVGKRLAIVLDGKVYSAPNINERIGGGSGQISGGFTVQEAGNVAIALRSGALLASIDMLEKRSVGPSLGADSIKASMIALVSGTALIFLFMMFYYRRAGVIANIALIANIFIILAVMAIFGATLTLPGMAGIILTMGMAIDSNVIINERIREALRSGAGVHKAIEDGYSNALRAILDSNITSLLIAVVLYAYGSGPIKGFAVTISIGILTSMLTAIVGTHGIYKAILPKIAKDKNNKKWFGVA comes from the coding sequence TTGAAATTTTTTAATTTTAAACTAACAATTTTTCTAATAGCTTTTATATTTGGAATTGTTTTTTCTTTTCCATCTTTATTTGATAAAGATTATGGAAAAAAAGTAAATCTTGGACTTGATCTTCAAGGTGGACTTCATATGCTTCTTGGAGTTAAAACAGAAGAAGCAGTTACATCTAAAATAAAATCAATAGCAACTGCTATTAAGTATTTTACAGATGATGAAGAGCTTTTAATTGATGGACTTACTATTATTGAAAATAGTATTATTTTTTCTGTTTTAGATATTGATGAAATACCAAAAATGGATAAGATGCTAGCAGAGATAAAAGGTCTTGATATAGTAAAAGATAATTTAGAGTATAAAATAGAGTTAAATGCTGAAGAGATAATTAAAACAAAAGATTATTCTGTTGCACAAGCTGTTGAAACTATTAGAAATAGACTTGATCAATTTGGACTTAGTGAGCCAAGCGTTTTAAGACAAGGTGAAGATTATATAGTTGTAGAACTTCCAGGAATTAAAACAGCTCAAGAAGAGAAAGATGCAAGAGATTTAATCTCAAAACCAGCAAATCTTGAGCTTATGGCAGTTGATGAGGAGAGAAACTCTAGAGTTAATCAAATGACAAGCAAAGAAGCATCTATGTATGGTGATATTATTTTAGAAGATACAAATGATCCAAATAGAAGATTTTTAGTAAAAGAGATTCCAATTTTAGATGGAAGTCAAATTGTAGATGCACAAGTTGCTTTTAATCAATCAAATCAACCTATTATTAACTTTACACTTAATTCAGCTGGAGCTAGAATTTTTGCAGATTTTACATCAAAAAGTGTTGGAAAAAGACTTGCTATTGTTCTTGATGGAAAAGTTTACTCTGCACCAAATATAAATGAGAGAATTGGTGGTGGAAGTGGTCAAATAAGTGGTGGTTTTACAGTTCAAGAAGCTGGAAATGTAGCAATTGCACTTAGAAGTGGAGCACTTTTGGCAAGTATTGATATGCTTGAGAAAAGAAGTGTTGGACCATCTTTAGGAGCTGATAGTATAAAAGCTTCAATGATAGCATTGGTTTCAGGAACGGCTTTAATATTTTTATTTATGATGTTTTATTATAGAAGAGCTGGAGTTATTGCAAATATTGCACTTATTGCAAATATATTTATTATATTAGCAGTTATGGCAATTTTCGGAGCAACTTTAACACTTCCAGGAATGGCAGGAATTATACTTACAATGGGAATGGCAATTGACTCAAACGTAATTATAAATGAAAGAATCAGAGAAGCTTTAAGAAGTGGAGCAGGTGTTCATAAAGCTATTGAAGATGGTTATTCAAATGCTTTAAGAGCAATTCTAGATTCAAATATAACTTCTCTTTTGATTGCTGTTGTATTATATGCTTATGGAAGTGGACCTATAAAAGGTTTCGCAGTTACAATTTCTATTGGTATTTTAACATCAATGTTAACAGCAATTGTAGGAACACATGGTATTTATAAAGCTATTTTACCAAAAATAGCAAAAGATAAAAATAATAAAAAATGGTTTGGAGTAGCATAA